In Morococcus cerebrosus, a single genomic region encodes these proteins:
- a CDS encoding chaperone modulator CbpM — translation MTQSTDITLTFEEIIAVSHCRRDWLLELIEEDIISIGGKPEQTTFSGFHLARIRRAQRLSRDFEAGIPALGLIMRLLDEVEELRKAQRPSVLLEEEGQ, via the coding sequence ATGACGCAATCCACCGACATCACATTGACTTTTGAAGAAATCATTGCTGTCAGCCATTGCCGCCGCGATTGGCTGTTGGAACTCATCGAGGAAGACATCATCAGCATAGGCGGCAAGCCCGAACAAACTACGTTCAGCGGTTTCCACCTTGCACGTATCCGCCGCGCACAGCGTTTGAGCCGTGATTTTGAAGCCGGCATCCCGGCGTTGGGCTTGATTATGCGGCTTTTGGACGAAGTGGAAGAGTTGCGGAAAGCGCAGCGGCCGTCGGTGTTGCTGGAAGAAGAAGGACAATAA